Sequence from the Fibrobacter sp. UWR2 genome:
GATTCGGACATGCGCGATACCCCGTGCGAGGAATGCGGGGCCCGCGGCGAAATAGAACTGAAGATTACCGACGAGAAGTCTTACCGCGAATGGAACGCGAAAGCGTATTCCCGCATGGATTCCTCTGCGGTTGTGGGCGTATTCCCGACATTGCGAGTGAAGGCGATGCGCCCCGAGGTGTGCAAGATGTGCCACAGTTTCAGCGCGGACGCCCTGGATTTCGACCTTGCACATGTAGAAGACTCCCTCTTCGTGAATGCTTTCCCGAAGATGCAGCGTGAACTGATGCTCCCCGGAATGCGGCTCCCGGACAAGGATTCCTTATATATCGATACCCTTTCGGTAAGGCTCCTGAATTCCGCCTTTGCCGATGGCAAAAAGTTGGGCGATTTTACACCGTGGGTAGAACGTGACGGCATCGAACAGGCGTTCTCGCGCGAAGTCCCCGCTAAGCTCAAGGACTTGCTCTCTGGCATTGCCTCGCGGTACGAGGTGCGCTACCTGTCGCTCCCGCTGGTACTCGAGGTCGAGATGGACCCGGACCTGGGCAAGAGCGGCGGGTACACCTGGAAAATAGCGTGGAGCCTGTGGGACGCCCGTTACGGCGAACTGGTTTTTCTAGTCTATTCCGAATTTACGGCAGCGACAACGAGCAGGGTGGCTCCCGAAAAAGAATGGGCCGCCCCCTTCGCCTCGCGCCTCTGGAAGATGTTCTCCACCGACCTGAACAGGCTCGAAAGCCACTAATTACTATCTTTCCAAACCATGAATACCCCCTTCTACGTTTTTATGAAACTCCTGCCGAAGAATGCGGCCAGCCGTATTTTCGGTATCTTCGTGCGCCTTCGTATTCCCTTCGTCTCGAAGCTTGCGCGTAACGCCTTTGCCGCTTACTACAAGCTGAACATGGAAGAATCGGAGTTCCCGCTCAAGCTTTACCGCAATATCGGGGAACTCTTTATCCGCAGGCTCAAGCCCGGTATGCGCCCCGTGGCCGATACCGAAATCGTCTCGCCGGTCGATGGCGTGCTCTCGCAGACGGGTACTTTCGACGAAAAGCAGGAACTTATCCAGGCGAAGGGAAAAACCTACACGCTCAAGGACCTGCTCCGCGATGACGAAATGGCGAAGCATTTCGAGGGCGGCATGTTCGCGACAATATATCTCGCTCCTTTCAACTACCACCGCATCCACAGCCCGGTCAAGGGCGAACTTGTGGATGCCAGCTACTGCCCCGGCACCCTCTGGCCGGTCAATGTGGGCAGCGTGGAACGCGTCGAAGGGCTTTTCTGCATAAACGAACGCCTTACGAGCCGAATTCGCCTAGAAGATGGTTCCGAAATCCTCGTGGTGAAGGTCGGCGCCACCAACGTGGGCCGTATCGGAGTCGTGTACAGCGACAAGTTGCTCACGAATGCGGGCAAGCTCCCCAGGGACTGCAAGCGTCTCGACTGGAAGCCTTCCGAAAAGGTCTCGTTCGAAAAGGGAGGCGAACTCGGACGTTTCGAGATGGGCAGCACCGTTATACTCGTCGTAGACAAGAAGATCCGCGAACGCCATCCGGACCTGTTCAAGAACCGTCTCGGCTCCGCCGTGAAGGTGGGCGAGGCCCTGTAGGCAGATGGTGTCGGTCCGGCGTTTTGTACAGGATGAACCTGCGCTCTACAAGGCTTCGCAGGAATTCGTCGCTTTACTTGCCAATGTTCCGGACCCGGTCCTTTCTGTTGCCCGCCGCGCAAACGGCCTGAATGCCCAGATAGCCTGGACTCTCCTCGGGACGGTCCTTTTTCAGGACAGGTCCTATACAGAAATAGAGCGCTTGCTCGAAGCTCTTTACATGAAGTTTCCGGATGAATTGCTCTGGACGCTCCCCGTACCTGCCGCCCCCCAAATCAATGCCGTCGTTGTCGACACCTTCGGGAGCCGCAACTGGAGCCTGTTCGAGCATGTTGCCGGAATTTTCTGGAGCGTGGGGTTGTTCGCACGCCGCCATCCAGATCTTGCCGCCTGGGCCCGTGAGCGCACCCCCGAAGAAATGTGGCGCGATCTCGGCGAAATCTACTTCATGGGCAAAAAGAGCGTGCGCCCAAAGGCGTGTGCCGCTATCTACCGCCTGCTCGCACCCGCCCCCCTCGGGCTAGGTATAGAATTCCGGAACGATGTACGCCCTGCGGGTGCAAAAAAACGCGGGATCATGCCACCGCTCCCGCTTACGATGGGGGCGCGCCGCTTCCTGGCTATTCTCGGGCCTGCGCGCGATACCGGCTTTGCGGATATGGAGCCCGAAAAGAAGCAGGCGCTTGCGAATACCTACTTTGCGGCACTTTGCAAGGAAAGCCCGTACCGTAGCGCCCATGCACTCCAGTTCTTCCTCGAAATCGGGAGCGAAGACTTTATATGCCGTGAAAGGACCGAAGGCTGTGCGAAGTGCCCGCTTTACGACTTCTGCGACTATGCGCTTTGCAGGGAGTGAACGCGTCTATGCTAAATTTTAACCGTATGTTCCACCTGCAAAAGAAATTCCTGGTTCTTCTCGGTATCGCGATGCTTGCGGTCTGCGGCTGCAAGCAAGAAGAAGAGCGCCCGGTGGACTATCACGAAATCCTGTATAAGGATGTGCGCCCGATAGGTGTCCATGTGGACGAGCACCCCTCGACGCAGGATATTGCCGCCCTCGTTAAGCGAATCGACCTGCGCTACCCGGTGATGGTGGACGATACGCTCGACGTGTGCATCCTTGAATTCAAGAGCGACGTCTACGCGATGGACTATTACACCAACAGCGGGCGCTTCCAAGGAATTATCCCGATTCTGCGCGGCTCGAATCTCGAACAAAGTATCCGTTCCGACGCCCGCATATTCATTTTCACACACGACAGTTTCCGCCGGTACGAGCGTAGCGACCTGGAACACTATGTACGCAGTTTCCCCGGCTATCATGGCGGGTTCCCGCAGGAATTCCTGAGCCTTCCGTTCGAGCACCGCGAATCGAACAAGACCTCCATCCAGACAAGGAACTTCCTCGGGGTCAAGTCTTACTTCCCGGTACTCGTGCAGAGCTACCGCAACTCTAACCTCCAGTGGAACGTTGCCCGCAGTTGGGAACAGGTCGAAGAGGACGCCTATACATCCTGGGCATCACAGTTGAAGAAGGCGAAGCCTGCCGAAATTGCCTACGACGTGGATGTCGTATACTTCACGGTGGGCGAGGGCGTAAACGGTATGGCTTCGCGCCTGTCGGGTGGGCGTGTGGTGGTGGTCTGGGGTTACCTGAGCTGGCCGGACCTTGAACGGAAGTTCTTTGTCGCCTCCGATCGAGTCTTCGAGGCTCGCTATTAACTATTTCACAATTCTTTTGTTATATTAAAGTCATGGCTATTGAAAAACTTGCAGAAACTCTTTTGGAAAAGCTCCGTTTCATCACCCAGGCGGAGACCGTTATCGGCAAACCGATCCAGGCGGGTGAGTCCACTGTCGTGCCCGTGAGCCGCGTATCTGTAGGCTTCGGTTTCGGTGGTCACCAGAGCAAGGGAGACACGTCCGCCTCCGGTGGTGGGGCCTCGGTCGAACCGGTGGCGTTCCTCGTCATCAAGGGCGACGACGTGCGCATTATGCCTATCAGCAAGGACAGTTCGCTCGTTTCGAAGGTCATGGACATCGTTCCCGACGTGGTAAACAAGTTTTCCGGCAAGAAGTCCGATGCCGAATAGGGCTCATTTTTCGCCGTTTTAAACCTAATCGTAAAAAAATCCACTTTTTTTTAAAAAAGTCGTTCCGGCAGTGTTTTTTTGTGTATATTCCAAGTTGGAATAGAAAGAGGTACACATGAACCGTTATGACTTGGTCCTTCTGGGCCTTATCCTTGAAAAGGAGCGCAGCGGCTACGATATTATCACGGAAATAAGCAACCGTGAACTTGACCGCTGGGCCAACCTGAGCACTTCCACCGTATATAACCGCCTTACTACGCTCGAGAAGAACGAGTGCATTGTCGGGCGTGCCGAACGCGATGGAAACCGCCCGGAACGCATGGTTTTCAATATCACTGAAAAGGGTAGGGAAGTACTGCGCAAGGAGGTCCTCAAACACTTGACCGGGTTCAATGATGACCCGCGCACGCTCGGTTTTGCCTTCCTTTACGGCGCCGAGAACAAGGAACTCATCCGCACGCTGGAGGTCCACGAACGCCGCCTGGTGCAGGAAATCGAGAACCTCGAGAAGATGATTGCCGAAGAACCGCGCCCCACGCTCTACCCCGAGGGACCGTTCCTCAACTGCATGAGCCGCGACCATATCCTTGTGGAACTCAAGTACGTGCGTGCCGCTATTGGCATCCTGCGCGACCCGATCCGCAACAAGAAGCTCGACGGCTACTTCTACATCAATTTCGGCAACCGCGATTTCGAGAACTTCAACCAGAAAAAAGACTAATTTTTCTATATTTACCGCGTTGAATTTAACCCCCTCTTACGGAGACAAAATGGCTACAAAACAGACCAAGAAGAGCGCCCCGAAGGCCGCCAAGAAGGTTGCAGCTAAGGCTGCAGCAAAGTACGGCTACTTCGATGACGCCAAGAAAGAATACGTGCTCACCACGCCGGCAACCCCGATCAAGTGGTGCAACTATGTTGGTACATTGAACTTCGGCGGTATCGTGGA
This genomic interval carries:
- the asd gene encoding archaetidylserine decarboxylase (Phosphatidylserine decarboxylase is synthesized as a single chain precursor. Generation of the pyruvoyl active site from a Ser is coupled to cleavage of a Gly-Ser bond between the larger (beta) and smaller (alpha chains). It is an integral membrane protein.), which produces MNTPFYVFMKLLPKNAASRIFGIFVRLRIPFVSKLARNAFAAYYKLNMEESEFPLKLYRNIGELFIRRLKPGMRPVADTEIVSPVDGVLSQTGTFDEKQELIQAKGKTYTLKDLLRDDEMAKHFEGGMFATIYLAPFNYHRIHSPVKGELVDASYCPGTLWPVNVGSVERVEGLFCINERLTSRIRLEDGSEILVVKVGATNVGRIGVVYSDKLLTNAGKLPRDCKRLDWKPSEKVSFEKGGELGRFEMGSTVILVVDKKIRERHPDLFKNRLGSAVKVGEAL
- a CDS encoding GerW family sporulation protein; its protein translation is MAIEKLAETLLEKLRFITQAETVIGKPIQAGESTVVPVSRVSVGFGFGGHQSKGDTSASGGGASVEPVAFLVIKGDDVRIMPISKDSSLVSKVMDIVPDVVNKFSGKKSDAE
- a CDS encoding PadR family transcriptional regulator, giving the protein MNRYDLVLLGLILEKERSGYDIITEISNRELDRWANLSTSTVYNRLTTLEKNECIVGRAERDGNRPERMVFNITEKGREVLRKEVLKHLTGFNDDPRTLGFAFLYGAENKELIRTLEVHERRLVQEIENLEKMIAEEPRPTLYPEGPFLNCMSRDHILVELKYVRAAIGILRDPIRNKKLDGYFYINFGNRDFENFNQKKD